The nucleotide window GTTCCGTCGCGCGAGTAGTCGATAACCACGAGGTCGAAGCCGCTGTTGGCTATCTCGTCTGGGTCCGCGTTCTGGAACTGGTAGGCCCAGCTCTTAATGCTCTCTATTTGTGGAGCCTTGGTTAGTTTCGGTGTGGTGTATATTGTATGGTCTCTGTGTGGGTTACGGTAGTAGTCATTGTATGGGTAACAGTTTTTGTTACAGTTAAGACCCTTGTAACGGTATTGGGTGCCTCTGCTTTGGGGGAGTGGTGCTGGGCCGAAATGCACGCCGACACGCCAACCACCAAGACTGTCAGGAGCATGAGAAGCAGCTTTTCGACACTCATATTTGACTTGTCATCTCCCGCATACTTTAAATTTCACCTCAACAACATCATGTTTAAATCGCTGGACAAGGCACAAGCAATCTAGGTTACTGGAAAAGAATTAGGGGTTCGACGCCCATGAGAGTTCCGATAATAATCCTTGCCGGTGGAAAATCGATGCGTATGGGGCGAGAGAAGCCTGTTCTTAGGGTGGGGGATAGACCAATGCTCCTCCGGGTCTACGAGGCGGCCGAGAAAGTTGGGGAGGTGCTGGTGGCCGTCTCAAAGAACGCTCCAAAAACGCGGGAGCTGTGCCTTAAAGAAAAAATTCCCTTCGTCGAGACGCCTGGCAGTGGATATGTGACTGATGTTCGCTGGCTCCTACGGGAATTTGGGCCGTTCATAAGCGCTCCTGCCGATGTCCCCTTCGTCAAGTTCTCCGACTTCTACGCCTTCTTAAAGACCTTCGACGGAAGGACGAGCCTTACAGGTGTCCTACCTCTCCGCCTTGTCCCCCGGGACCTGAATCCCCTCATCTATCGGGGCTACGCGATCGTTGGCCTAAACGCGGTGGCGGAAGAAGGGGAAGAGTTCTTCGAGCTGAGCAACCCGCTATTGGCGCTGAACGTTAACACTCCCGATGACTTAGAACTTGCGAGGAAGATTGCCTTTCTTTTGAAGTGATTAGAGGCGACCGCTGGGCTGAGTACTTGAGACAGGATGCTTTTCGCGTGATTCGAATAATATTCAATAACAGCTATCTCACCTAAAAATGCTGAGATATTTTTCTTTTGGGCAAATGGTGGGTTGTGGGGGGTTTGGAGGGTTTTAGTAATGTTTTGTTGGGGGATGAGAGCATTCCTTTCAACCCAAACCCTATTGAAATCGTATCTTTTCCCAATTACTTGGCTAGAAGGTTTTAATTTTTGATTTAATTGGTTGAGAAACCGTTGGAAGCCTCATGATCACTTTCGATCATTGAAATTATAGGGTTTTTTAGAAGCTTTTTACCAAAAGTTTTGACTTCTCAAGACTGCATTTCAAGCCCTCTCAAGGCCTTGTTAAGACCCCCTCGCCAAAAACATTATAAAATCCAAGACTCCTAAGAAGAGTATGGGGGAAGACAAGCAAAAAGCCCGCCTGTTCCAATAAGACTCAAAGAGAATAAGAGAATTGACGAGGCGAGGCCAAAAATATCTTTCATAGCCTTGGCTCGTCTCTTAGAGCTCTGAAGGTCTTATCGTACTCCTTCCGCCCGCAAATATCTCCATCCTTCTTTCTGCGCGCTCCATTAACTCTATCGCCTTCTCCGGCATGCCGTCTTCACGATTTCCTCGAGCATTCCAAGCTCTTCCCTTAACTCTTCTTTTGCCTCGATAGGATCTATGTAATCGTCAAAAAGCCCGAGCAGTTTCTCGCAGTTTTTTCCAGAGTTTCTCCCACTCTTAATTGATGTTCATTTCATATCACCGCCTTCCGGCTGGCCGAACTCGTTAAAAAGTATGGTAAAAACCAAAAAGTTTGCTAAACTTGTCGAGTCAATTTTGGATATTCGACAAGTTACTGTCGCATCTAATTCCTAAACCTGGCTAGGTTGTCATTTCGTTTGTTATTTATCTATTGATTTTTTTAGTTAGTTCATCGTTTCACCACACTTCTTCCCGAGTAATGGATATTATGTCCAAACATCCAAAGGGAAAGTTTATAGGCTGTAGCCACAATTGAAGGATCTGGACAATTTATCCAGGTGGTCAAGATGGAGATAGTAAAGAAGGACATCATTCAGGAGTACGCCAGCTGGAGCAACCTCGACGTTCTGGAGAATGCCAACCGCTATCCTGGTCCGACGGGCTTCTTCGCCTACGTGATGGAAGAAGCTCTGAAGGAGAGTA belongs to Pyrococcus yayanosii CH1 and includes:
- a CDS encoding GTP--adenosylcobinamide-phosphate guanylyltransferase; amino-acid sequence: MRVPIIILAGGKSMRMGREKPVLRVGDRPMLLRVYEAAEKVGEVLVAVSKNAPKTRELCLKEKIPFVETPGSGYVTDVRWLLREFGPFISAPADVPFVKFSDFYAFLKTFDGRTSLTGVLPLRLVPRDLNPLIYRGYAIVGLNAVAEEGEEFFELSNPLLALNVNTPDDLELARKIAFLLK